In the genome of Nocardioides marmoribigeumensis, one region contains:
- a CDS encoding ABC transporter substrate-binding protein, producing the protein MRRIKALTTLAAVLALGLSACGSDGDPMAENTKDASGSGGSSSAVTIGSANFSESALLAEIYAGALEAKGVDVSTKLNIGSRELYIKGIEDGSIDVVPEYTGVLRDFFAAESGGDVSASDPEGVYQELKKVVPDGLQVGAYSKAEDKDALVVTSETAQKYNLSSVGDLKDDAPDLTLGAAPEFKTRPTGVPGLEKVYGVKFGTFTTTDAGGPQTLKFLTQGRIDAANLFTTNPQIAEQDLVVLDDPESLFGSQNIVPLVRDEVAGDVLDTLDAVGQKLDTEGLTELVGKVDIDKQDPADVAAEWLKANGFA; encoded by the coding sequence ATGAGACGCATCAAGGCCCTGACGACGCTCGCCGCCGTGCTCGCCCTGGGGTTGAGCGCCTGCGGTTCGGACGGGGACCCGATGGCGGAGAACACCAAGGACGCGAGCGGGAGCGGCGGCAGCAGCAGCGCGGTGACGATCGGGTCGGCGAACTTCTCCGAGAGCGCGCTGCTCGCGGAGATCTACGCCGGCGCGCTCGAGGCCAAGGGGGTCGACGTCTCCACCAAGCTCAACATCGGCAGCCGCGAGCTCTACATCAAGGGCATCGAGGACGGCTCGATCGACGTGGTGCCGGAGTACACCGGCGTCCTACGCGACTTCTTCGCCGCCGAGTCCGGTGGTGACGTGTCCGCCTCCGACCCCGAGGGCGTCTACCAGGAGCTCAAGAAGGTCGTCCCGGACGGTCTGCAGGTCGGCGCCTACAGCAAGGCCGAGGACAAGGACGCGCTCGTCGTCACCAGCGAGACCGCCCAGAAGTACAACCTCAGCTCGGTGGGCGACCTCAAGGACGACGCCCCGGACCTGACCCTCGGCGCCGCACCGGAGTTCAAGACCCGCCCGACCGGCGTGCCCGGCCTGGAGAAGGTGTACGGCGTCAAGTTCGGCACGTTCACCACCACCGACGCCGGTGGCCCGCAGACCTTGAAGTTCCTGACCCAGGGGCGCATCGACGCGGCCAACCTGTTCACCACCAACCCCCAGATCGCCGAGCAGGACCTGGTCGTGCTGGACGACCCCGAGTCGCTGTTCGGCTCGCAGAACATCGTGCCGCTGGTGCGCGACGAGGTCGCCGGTGACGTGCTCGACACCCTCGACGCCGTCGGCCAGAAGCTCGACACCGAGGGGCTCACCGAGCTCGTCGGCAAGGTCGACATCGACAAGCAGGACCCCGCCGACGTCGCGGCCGAGTGGCTGAAGGCCAACGGCTTCGCCTGA
- a CDS encoding ATP-binding cassette domain-containing protein encodes MIRFEGVTKSFPDGTVAVGGLDLVAPQGQITVLVGPSGCGKTTSLRMVNRMITPTSGRITVDEQDTATMDAASLRRGIGYVIQHAGLFPHRTVGDNVATVPRLLGWDKDRARARSLELLERVGLPTEYAGRYPHQLSGGQQQRVGVARALAADPPVMLMDEPFSAVDPIVREQLQEEFLRLQGELGKTILFVTHDIDEAVKLGDQVAVLRVGGTVAQLADPGSLLADPYDDFVADFVGRDRGYRGLGFRSAPSLEPHDEPWVLLGDEPSVHARGDSSWLLVVDHDRKPLGWVEPGRVHGAVAEKDLHRGGTVAARDGSARAVLDSALSSPSGRGVVVDRDGVLVGTVTAAEVVAAMEGHRGRSGPGGTREHQGPQEHVAGPADDKPGAG; translated from the coding sequence ATGATCCGCTTCGAAGGCGTGACCAAGTCCTTTCCGGACGGGACGGTCGCGGTGGGCGGTCTGGACCTCGTTGCCCCACAGGGACAGATCACGGTGCTGGTCGGGCCCTCGGGGTGCGGCAAGACGACGTCGCTGCGCATGGTCAACCGCATGATCACGCCGACGTCGGGCCGGATCACCGTCGACGAGCAGGACACCGCCACGATGGACGCGGCCTCGCTGCGCCGCGGCATCGGCTACGTCATCCAGCACGCCGGGCTCTTCCCCCACCGCACCGTGGGTGACAACGTCGCGACGGTCCCGCGCCTGCTGGGCTGGGACAAGGACAGGGCCCGCGCCCGCAGCCTCGAGCTGCTCGAGCGGGTCGGTCTGCCCACGGAGTACGCCGGCCGCTACCCCCACCAGCTCTCCGGCGGCCAGCAGCAGCGCGTCGGGGTCGCCCGGGCCCTCGCGGCGGACCCGCCGGTGATGCTGATGGACGAGCCGTTCAGCGCCGTCGACCCGATCGTGCGCGAGCAGCTCCAGGAGGAGTTCCTGCGCCTGCAGGGCGAGCTGGGCAAGACGATCCTCTTCGTCACCCACGACATCGACGAGGCGGTCAAGCTCGGCGACCAGGTCGCGGTCCTGCGCGTGGGCGGCACCGTCGCCCAGCTCGCCGACCCCGGCTCCCTCCTCGCCGACCCGTACGACGACTTCGTGGCCGACTTCGTCGGCCGTGACCGGGGCTACCGCGGGCTGGGCTTCCGCAGCGCGCCGAGCCTCGAGCCCCACGACGAGCCCTGGGTCCTCCTGGGCGACGAGCCCTCGGTGCACGCGCGCGGCGACTCCTCCTGGCTGCTGGTCGTCGACCACGACCGCAAGCCGCTGGGCTGGGTCGAGCCCGGCCGGGTGCACGGCGCCGTGGCCGAGAAGGACCTCCACCGCGGCGGCACGGTCGCGGCCCGCGACGGATCGGCCCGCGCCGTCCTCGACTCCGCCCTGTCCTCGCCGAGCGGGCGCGGGGTCGTCGTCGACCGCGACGGCGTGCTGGTCGGCACCGTCACCGCCGCCGAGGTGGTCGCGGCGATGGAGGGCCACCGGGGCCGCAGCGGTCCGGGCGGCACCCGGGAGCACCAAGGACCTCAGGAGCACGTGGCCGGGCCGGCCGACGACAAGCCGGGGGCCGGCTGA
- a CDS encoding DNA polymerase III subunit gamma and tau — protein sequence MDAPLALYRRYRPDTFTQVIGQDHVTGPLRAALRNNRVNHAYLFSGPRGCGKTTSARILARALNCAQGPIEEPCGECPSCRELATGGQGSVDVIEIDAASHGGVEDARELREQATFRPMRDRYKIYIIDEAHMVTRAGFNALLKIVEEPPEHVRFIFATTEPEKVIGTVRSRTHHYPFRLIPPKVLTSYLSELCDKEGVHIEPGALPLVVRAGGGSARDTLSVLDQLIGGSGEDGVTYALTVGLLGFTPDSLLDEVVDGLAADDGAAVFDAVDKVVETGQDPARFVEDLLRRLRDLVIISAVPDASASGLIDVPEDVAERLSQQAARFGRAELTRAAELVADGLGEMKGTTPPRMLLELLCARLLLPGAEDSERGLRARVDRLERRLEMGGAPAPARGAAAAPAPAPVAAPAPVAAPAAASARPDPAPAAPAPAPTPPPPAAAAPAPPAAAPAAPAAPAAESRPPAPAAPQTRSEPDPAPAPAPPTAPAAAQPAASGGAAGLTLVDVRRLWPDLLDRVKGTRRFAWMVLSQHAQAVGLDGRVLTLGFNNPGARQSFVDGGNPELVRQALIDLVGADLKVEAILDPSASPGAHPVTVTRSATAPPTPAPAADAPAPGPAAAAPTAPPTAPPASAPAAPTGGATGGPAGAAGRQAPSGETARREPPAPLPEPSPPPRVATAADDADASRSDDDLDVHLDTEQMLTAKLGAQVIEEIPRG from the coding sequence GTGGACGCCCCCCTCGCGCTCTATCGCCGCTACCGGCCCGACACCTTCACCCAGGTGATCGGCCAGGACCACGTGACCGGTCCGCTGCGTGCCGCGCTGCGCAACAACCGGGTCAACCACGCCTACCTCTTCTCCGGCCCGCGCGGGTGCGGCAAGACCACCAGCGCGCGCATCCTCGCGCGGGCGCTCAACTGCGCCCAGGGTCCGATCGAGGAGCCCTGCGGGGAGTGCCCGTCCTGCCGGGAGCTGGCGACCGGGGGGCAGGGCTCGGTCGACGTGATCGAGATCGACGCTGCTTCCCACGGAGGTGTCGAGGACGCCCGCGAGCTGCGGGAGCAGGCGACGTTCCGCCCGATGCGCGACCGCTACAAGATCTACATCATCGACGAGGCCCACATGGTCACCCGGGCGGGCTTCAACGCCCTGCTCAAGATCGTCGAGGAGCCGCCGGAGCACGTGCGGTTCATCTTCGCCACGACCGAGCCCGAGAAGGTCATCGGCACGGTCCGCTCGCGGACCCACCACTACCCGTTCCGGCTGATCCCGCCCAAGGTGCTCACCTCCTACCTCTCCGAGCTGTGCGACAAGGAGGGCGTCCACATCGAGCCCGGCGCCCTGCCGCTGGTGGTGCGGGCCGGAGGCGGCTCGGCGCGCGACACCCTGTCGGTGCTCGACCAGCTCATCGGCGGCTCGGGCGAGGACGGCGTGACCTACGCCCTCACCGTCGGGCTGCTCGGCTTCACCCCCGACAGCCTGCTCGACGAGGTGGTCGACGGGCTCGCGGCCGACGACGGTGCGGCCGTCTTCGACGCGGTGGACAAGGTCGTCGAGACCGGGCAGGACCCCGCCCGCTTCGTCGAGGACCTGCTGCGCCGGCTGCGCGACCTGGTCATCATCTCGGCGGTCCCCGACGCCTCGGCCTCCGGCCTGATCGACGTGCCCGAGGACGTCGCCGAGCGCCTGAGCCAGCAGGCCGCGCGCTTCGGCCGGGCCGAGCTCACGCGTGCCGCCGAGCTGGTGGCCGACGGCCTGGGCGAGATGAAGGGCACCACCCCGCCGCGGATGCTCCTGGAGCTGCTCTGCGCGCGGCTGCTCCTCCCCGGTGCCGAGGACTCCGAGCGCGGGCTCCGTGCCCGCGTCGACCGGCTCGAGCGTCGCCTGGAGATGGGTGGCGCCCCCGCGCCGGCCCGGGGCGCTGCTGCGGCTCCCGCCCCTGCTCCCGTCGCCGCCCCTGCTCCCGTCGCCGCTCCTGCGGCGGCGTCCGCGCGGCCCGACCCGGCCCCCGCCGCGCCGGCACCTGCACCGACTCCTCCTCCTCCTGCTGCAGCTGCCCCGGCTCCGCCTGCAGCTGCTCCGGCTGCTCCGGCTGCTCCGGCTGCGGAGTCGAGGCCCCCCGCTCCAGCGGCGCCCCAGACCCGGTCGGAGCCCGACCCGGCCCCGGCCCCGGCCCCGCCGACGGCTCCCGCTGCGGCCCAGCCGGCCGCGTCCGGTGGTGCGGCCGGGCTGACGCTGGTCGACGTACGCCGTCTGTGGCCCGACCTGCTCGACCGGGTCAAGGGCACGCGCAGGTTCGCCTGGATGGTGCTCAGCCAGCACGCGCAGGCGGTGGGTCTCGACGGCCGCGTGCTGACCCTCGGGTTCAACAACCCGGGGGCGCGCCAGTCCTTCGTCGACGGCGGCAACCCCGAGCTCGTCCGGCAGGCGCTGATCGACCTGGTCGGTGCCGACCTCAAGGTCGAGGCGATCCTCGACCCCTCGGCGTCCCCGGGCGCGCATCCCGTCACCGTCACCAGGTCGGCCACCGCACCCCCCACCCCCGCTCCTGCGGCGGACGCCCCCGCGCCCGGTCCTGCTGCCGCAGCTCCCACCGCACCTCCCACCGCACCTCCCGCTTCAGCTCCCGCTGCACCGACCGGGGGGGCGACCGGGGGGCCGGCCGGCGCGGCCGGTCGCCAGGCGCCCTCCGGCGAGACCGCCCGTCGCGAGCCGCCGGCGCCCCTCCCCGAGCCGTCCCCGCCGCCCCGCGTGGCGACCGCCGCCGACGACGCCGACGCCAGCCGCTCCGACGACGACCTCGACGTCCACCTCGACACCGAGCAGATGCTCACCGCCAAGCTCGGCGCCCAGGTGATCGAGGAGATCCCTCGCGGCTAG
- a CDS encoding ABC transporter permease: protein MDWIGSHLDDIWSLTLQHAWLSAVPTLLGLLVSLPLGWLARRWSWCYVPVVAGTGLLYTIPSLALFILMPLLLGTQVLDPVNVVVAMTIYTIALLTRTVADGLGSVPDDVVAAARAMGFGGVRRFFTVDLPLAVPVIGAGLRVAAVSNVSIVSVAALIGVQQLGSLFTDGFQRDFLDPIVAGVVGCVVLALVFDLLVVLATRLLTPWQRAGGRRAPDGDAAVETEVRA, encoded by the coding sequence ATGGACTGGATCGGCAGCCACCTCGACGACATCTGGTCCCTCACGCTCCAGCACGCCTGGCTGTCGGCCGTTCCCACCCTCCTCGGGCTCCTGGTCTCCCTCCCCCTGGGCTGGCTGGCGCGCCGCTGGTCCTGGTGCTACGTCCCCGTGGTCGCCGGCACCGGCCTGCTCTACACGATCCCGTCCCTGGCGCTGTTCATCCTGATGCCGCTGCTGCTCGGCACCCAGGTCCTCGACCCGGTCAACGTGGTCGTGGCGATGACGATCTACACCATCGCCCTGCTCACCCGCACGGTCGCCGACGGGCTCGGGTCGGTGCCCGACGACGTCGTCGCCGCCGCCCGCGCGATGGGATTCGGCGGCGTGCGCCGGTTCTTCACCGTCGACCTCCCGCTCGCGGTGCCCGTGATCGGTGCCGGCCTGCGGGTCGCCGCGGTCAGCAACGTCAGCATCGTCAGCGTCGCCGCCCTCATCGGCGTGCAGCAGCTCGGCTCGCTGTTCACCGACGGCTTCCAGCGCGACTTCCTCGACCCGATCGTGGCCGGCGTGGTCGGCTGCGTGGTCCTCGCGCTCGTGTTCGACCTGCTCGTCGTCCTGGCCACCCGCCTGCTCACGCCCTGGCAGCGAGCCGGCGGCCGCCGCGCCCCCGACGGGGACGCCGCGGTCGAGACGGAGGTGCGCGCGTGA
- a CDS encoding VWA domain-containing protein — protein MRLGIRTLLLGLTLPTLAYAGVVGPPSDAAGAKRDDAFGRLVLVLDSSGSMKERTAGGETRIDAAKQALGEVVEGLPADAEVGLRVFGSEVFSRRDKGACTDTRNVVPVGPVDRAALTDAVAAYRPYGETPIGNALRGAAKDLGPSGKRTIVLLSDGEPTCAPDPCVVARQLAGRGIDLRINVVGLDVSGRARQVLRCVARAGGGTYYDARSTADLVTSLVKLSVRDVRGFRLEGEPVTGGTSIEDAPTVEAGTYVDTTLPDEGTRYYRVARPEGGGVSVSALIRPPREEANWHSALTVALHAPDGERCTSALGQSFQVIGYTPLTSAGTEYNASRPTISDSCEQADELVAAVTLGDGAPTDFRLQIGTYPAVTDPEQLPEAAEKDGPWVADVRIPRSGPVTPVVGGVTPDDAPALEPGTTYADTIEASEQLVYKVPVAYGQAVRVSARVEPDARADAALGVQGNPTSILALTALGQTLPRAFDQAKGVDGGGFYNGAEPHLVTAVLPPVRWRNVESFDPGIAAHNHAGFVYVVLGMGLLDSERPDQFAAPVRIRAETVGEPAGEPAYAGQVRAPTDESSPTTGTASADSGDANDDDNEEKATADGLPLAALLGGGVVVLLAAAALVLGLRRRAR, from the coding sequence ATGCGCCTCGGGATCCGCACCCTCCTGCTCGGCCTCACCCTCCCCACGCTCGCGTACGCCGGGGTGGTCGGCCCGCCGTCCGACGCCGCCGGCGCGAAGAGGGACGACGCCTTCGGACGCCTCGTCCTGGTGCTCGACTCGTCGGGGTCGATGAAGGAGCGCACCGCGGGGGGTGAGACCCGCATCGACGCGGCGAAGCAGGCCCTCGGCGAGGTCGTCGAGGGCCTGCCGGCCGATGCCGAGGTGGGCCTGCGGGTCTTCGGCTCCGAGGTCTTCTCCCGCCGCGACAAGGGTGCGTGCACCGACACGCGCAACGTCGTCCCGGTCGGTCCCGTCGACCGCGCGGCGCTCACCGACGCGGTGGCGGCCTACCGCCCCTACGGCGAGACCCCCATCGGCAACGCGCTGCGGGGCGCGGCGAAGGACCTCGGCCCCAGCGGCAAGCGGACCATCGTGCTCCTCTCCGACGGCGAGCCCACCTGCGCGCCCGACCCGTGCGTGGTGGCCCGGCAGCTGGCCGGCCGCGGCATCGACCTGCGGATCAACGTCGTGGGGCTCGACGTCTCCGGCCGCGCCAGGCAGGTGCTGCGGTGCGTCGCGCGCGCCGGTGGCGGCACCTACTACGACGCCCGCTCCACCGCCGACCTCGTCACCAGCCTGGTGAAGCTCAGCGTGCGCGACGTCCGCGGCTTCCGGCTCGAGGGGGAGCCGGTCACCGGCGGGACGAGCATCGAGGACGCCCCCACCGTGGAGGCCGGGACCTACGTCGACACCACGCTGCCCGACGAGGGCACGCGCTACTACCGCGTGGCCCGCCCCGAGGGCGGAGGCGTCTCGGTCTCCGCGCTGATCCGGCCCCCGCGCGAGGAGGCCAACTGGCACAGCGCGCTCACCGTCGCCCTCCATGCACCCGACGGGGAGCGGTGCACCTCTGCGCTGGGACAGAGCTTCCAGGTCATCGGCTACACCCCCCTCACCAGCGCGGGCACCGAGTACAACGCCTCCCGCCCCACGATCAGCGACAGCTGCGAGCAGGCGGACGAGCTGGTCGCGGCGGTGACGCTGGGCGACGGCGCGCCCACCGACTTCCGCCTCCAGATCGGGACCTACCCGGCCGTCACCGACCCCGAGCAGCTGCCCGAGGCCGCCGAGAAGGACGGCCCCTGGGTGGCCGACGTGCGCATCCCGCGCTCGGGGCCGGTCACGCCGGTGGTCGGCGGTGTCACCCCTGACGACGCGCCCGCGCTCGAGCCGGGCACGACGTACGCCGACACGATCGAGGCCTCCGAGCAGCTGGTCTACAAGGTGCCGGTGGCCTACGGCCAGGCCGTCCGCGTCTCGGCCCGGGTGGAGCCCGACGCGCGGGCCGACGCCGCCCTCGGCGTGCAGGGCAACCCGACCAGCATCCTGGCGCTGACGGCTCTCGGGCAGACCCTCCCCCGCGCCTTCGACCAGGCCAAGGGCGTCGACGGGGGCGGGTTCTACAACGGGGCCGAGCCCCACCTGGTGACCGCGGTCCTGCCCCCGGTGCGGTGGCGCAACGTCGAGTCCTTCGACCCCGGCATCGCCGCGCACAACCACGCCGGGTTCGTCTACGTCGTGCTCGGCATGGGGCTGCTCGACAGCGAGCGGCCCGACCAGTTCGCCGCCCCGGTCAGGATCCGCGCCGAGACCGTGGGCGAGCCAGCCGGCGAGCCGGCGTACGCCGGACAGGTGCGGGCGCCGACGGACGAGTCGAGCCCGACCACCGGGACCGCGAGCGCCGACAGCGGCGACGCGAACGACGACGACAACGAGGAGAAGGCCACCGCCGACGGGCTGCCCCTCGCAGCCCTCCTCGGCGGGGGCGTCGTCGTGCTGCTGGCGGCCGCCGCCCTGGTCCTCGGCCTGCGCCGCCGCGCACGGTGA
- a CDS encoding ABC transporter permease — MWGWLTDGAHWQGPDGITTRLLEHLAYSAVSLVVAAVIAIPLGLVIGHTGRGRVVGVGVTGAMRAIPSLGLLFLSVMTLGDTWTGDLGLYAPVFAVLAILAIPPILAGTYAGIEQVDPAARDAAKGMGMRGTQVLWRVEVPCALPLIASGLRSATLQVIATATLAASVSLGGLGRFLIDGIQIRDYPQMAGGAVLVAALALIVDLGLAGLQRLVVSPGLSGRTTRRTGRRGADQERTSGSTTEKATA, encoded by the coding sequence ATGTGGGGGTGGCTGACCGACGGCGCGCACTGGCAGGGCCCCGACGGCATCACCACGCGCCTGCTCGAGCACCTGGCCTACTCCGCGGTGTCGCTGGTCGTGGCCGCGGTGATCGCGATCCCGCTCGGGCTGGTCATCGGTCACACCGGCCGCGGCCGCGTGGTCGGCGTGGGCGTCACGGGCGCCATGCGCGCGATCCCCAGCCTCGGCCTGCTCTTCCTGTCCGTGATGACCCTCGGTGACACCTGGACCGGTGACCTCGGGCTCTACGCCCCCGTCTTCGCGGTGCTCGCGATCCTCGCGATCCCACCGATCCTCGCCGGCACCTACGCCGGCATCGAGCAGGTCGACCCGGCCGCCCGCGACGCGGCCAAGGGCATGGGCATGCGCGGCACCCAGGTGCTGTGGCGCGTCGAGGTGCCGTGCGCACTGCCCCTGATCGCCTCCGGCCTGCGGTCGGCCACCCTCCAGGTGATCGCGACCGCGACCCTGGCGGCGTCGGTGAGCCTGGGCGGTCTCGGCCGCTTCCTGATCGACGGCATCCAGATCCGCGACTACCCGCAGATGGCCGGCGGCGCGGTGCTCGTCGCGGCCCTCGCCCTGATCGTCGACCTCGGGCTCGCCGGTCTCCAACGACTCGTCGTCTCCCCGGGTCTCTCCGGGCGCACGACGCGCAGGACTGGCCGGCGAGGTGCCGACCAGGAACGGACCTCGGGGTCCACGACAGAGAAGGCAACAGCATGA
- a CDS encoding hemolysin family protein, whose protein sequence is MGDGAALLLAVVLLALNAFFVGAEFALISARRTRIEPLVAGSRAARTTLRAMERVSLVMAGAQLGITACSLGLGAVGEPAVAHLLEPVFARLGLPEAVLHPVAFVLALAVVVALHVVLGEMVPKNIALAGPERAALLLGPPMMLVVTLLRPVVVVLNATANGILRLLRVEPRDEIASSYTRTEVSAMLDESRHEGALGDDEYDRLAGALGFTERTVETVLLPLDDLVTLPQDAPLADIETACAETGFSRFPVRAPDGALVGYVHVKDVLETDPGEDDRLEDKRIRSFATIRPSQRLHEAFSTLRRRGAHLGRVVDDEGELLGLVALEDVLEELVGEIRDSVHS, encoded by the coding sequence GTGGGTGACGGCGCCGCCCTGCTCCTCGCCGTGGTGCTGCTGGCGCTCAACGCGTTCTTCGTCGGCGCCGAGTTCGCCCTCATCTCGGCCCGGCGCACCCGCATCGAGCCGCTGGTCGCGGGCTCCCGCGCCGCGCGTACGACGTTGCGCGCGATGGAGCGCGTGTCCCTCGTGATGGCCGGCGCCCAGCTGGGCATCACCGCCTGCTCGCTCGGGCTCGGCGCCGTCGGTGAGCCCGCGGTGGCGCACCTGCTCGAGCCCGTCTTCGCCCGGCTGGGCCTGCCCGAGGCGGTCCTGCACCCGGTGGCGTTCGTGCTGGCCCTGGCCGTCGTCGTGGCGCTGCACGTCGTGCTCGGCGAGATGGTCCCGAAGAACATCGCCCTCGCCGGCCCCGAGCGCGCCGCCCTGCTCCTCGGTCCACCGATGATGCTGGTGGTCACCCTGCTGCGACCGGTCGTCGTGGTGCTCAACGCGACGGCCAACGGCATCCTGCGCCTGCTGCGCGTCGAGCCGCGGGACGAGATCGCCTCCTCCTACACCCGCACCGAGGTCTCGGCGATGCTCGACGAGTCCCGCCACGAGGGCGCGCTCGGCGACGACGAGTACGACCGGCTGGCCGGCGCGCTGGGCTTCACCGAGCGCACGGTGGAGACGGTCCTCCTCCCCCTGGACGACCTGGTCACCCTGCCCCAGGACGCGCCCCTGGCCGACATCGAGACCGCCTGTGCCGAGACCGGGTTCTCGCGGTTCCCGGTGCGCGCACCCGACGGCGCCCTGGTGGGCTACGTCCACGTCAAGGACGTGCTCGAGACCGACCCCGGGGAGGACGACCGGCTGGAGGACAAGCGCATCCGGTCGTTCGCGACGATCCGCCCCTCCCAGCGGCTGCACGAGGCGTTCTCGACCCTGCGCCGCCGCGGTGCCCACCTGGGTCGCGTCGTCGACGACGAGGGCGAGCTGCTCGGGCTGGTCGCGCTCGAGGACGTGCTCGAGGAGCTCGTGGGCGAGATCCGCGACAGCGTGCACAGCTGA
- a CDS encoding MmcQ/YjbR family DNA-binding protein, whose product MTPGEVGAHAESLAGVKRKGTTTRPGWYVDDRLVARLADPTTLVVRVPLTEREALLEAHPRTFGVPPRMESHHKVEVYLDRADPAAVRRALELAWNFQRRS is encoded by the coding sequence ATGACTCCCGGCGAGGTGGGCGCCCACGCGGAGTCGCTGGCGGGCGTCAAGCGCAAGGGCACCACGACGCGTCCCGGGTGGTACGTCGACGACCGGCTCGTCGCGCGGCTGGCCGACCCGACCACGCTGGTCGTGCGGGTGCCGCTCACGGAGCGGGAGGCGCTGCTCGAGGCGCACCCGCGGACGTTCGGGGTGCCGCCGCGGATGGAGTCCCACCACAAGGTCGAGGTCTACCTCGACCGGGCCGACCCCGCCGCCGTACGCCGGGCCCTGGAGCTGGCCTGGAACTTCCAGCGCCGCTCGTGA
- a CDS encoding hemolysin family protein, whose product MTWVLLGTALLLVLACGGFVAAEFAFVTVDRATVDRRAAEGDAAAQGVQQALRTLSTQLSGAQVGITVTNLAIGFLAEPAIARLIEGPLADAGVGRNAVHGVALAVGLVSATLLTMLFGELVPKNLAIAHPLGTARATQRYQRTFTTLAAIPIRVLNGAANALVRRLGIEPQEELRSARNAGEFASLAARSASEGTLDAETAGLVQRSVAFGDRTAGEIMTPRVRMEAVRVGDTALDVIALARSSGRSRFPVLGREADDVAGVVHVKHAVAVPRVGRSRTKVRDLMVDVATVPETLQLDPLLARLRDESFQLAVVVDEYGGTAGMVTVEDVVEEIVGEISDEHDSLDAVSRPHADGTWTLSGLLRPDEIAGLTRVALPAHEDYDTLGGLVLRELGRIPEAGDAVEVPLPLRVDEDGEPHDSEVARLTVVRMDGLRVDKVRLEVLPGAHGRGDDRG is encoded by the coding sequence ATGACCTGGGTGCTGCTGGGGACCGCCCTGCTGCTGGTGCTGGCCTGCGGCGGGTTCGTCGCCGCGGAGTTCGCTTTCGTCACCGTCGACCGCGCGACGGTCGACCGCCGGGCCGCGGAGGGTGACGCCGCCGCCCAGGGCGTCCAGCAGGCGCTGCGCACCCTCTCCACCCAGCTCTCGGGCGCGCAGGTCGGCATCACGGTCACCAACCTCGCGATCGGCTTCCTCGCCGAGCCCGCGATCGCACGCCTGATCGAGGGCCCGCTGGCCGACGCCGGCGTCGGCCGCAACGCGGTGCACGGGGTCGCCCTCGCCGTCGGCCTGGTGAGCGCGACGCTCCTGACGATGCTGTTCGGCGAGCTGGTCCCCAAGAACCTCGCGATCGCCCACCCGCTCGGCACCGCCCGGGCCACCCAGCGCTACCAGCGCACCTTCACCACCCTGGCCGCGATCCCGATCCGGGTGCTCAACGGCGCGGCCAACGCGCTGGTCCGGCGGCTCGGCATCGAGCCCCAGGAGGAGCTCCGATCGGCGCGCAACGCCGGCGAGTTCGCCTCGCTGGCCGCACGCTCGGCCTCCGAGGGCACCCTCGACGCGGAGACCGCCGGCCTGGTGCAGCGCTCGGTCGCCTTCGGCGACCGCACGGCCGGGGAGATCATGACCCCGCGCGTGCGCATGGAGGCCGTCCGCGTGGGCGACACCGCGCTCGACGTCATCGCGCTGGCCCGCTCCAGCGGCCGCTCCCGGTTCCCCGTCCTGGGTCGCGAGGCCGACGACGTGGCCGGCGTGGTGCACGTCAAGCACGCCGTGGCGGTCCCGCGGGTCGGCCGCAGCCGCACCAAGGTGCGCGACCTCATGGTCGACGTGGCGACGGTGCCCGAGACCCTCCAGCTCGACCCCCTCCTCGCCCGCCTGCGCGACGAGAGCTTCCAGCTCGCCGTCGTCGTCGACGAGTACGGCGGCACCGCCGGCATGGTGACCGTCGAGGACGTGGTCGAGGAGATCGTCGGCGAGATCTCCGACGAGCACGACTCCCTCGACGCGGTGTCCCGCCCCCACGCCGACGGCACCTGGACGCTCTCCGGCCTGCTGCGCCCCGACGAGATCGCCGGCCTCACCCGGGTCGCGCTGCCGGCCCACGAGGACTACGACACCCTGGGCGGTCTCGTGCTGCGCGAGCTCGGCCGCATCCCCGAGGCCGGCGACGCGGTCGAGGTGCCCCTCCCGCTGCGGGTCGACGAGGACGGCGAGCCGCACGACTCCGAGGTGGCCCGCCTGACGGTGGTCCGCATGGACGGCCTGCGCGTCGACAAGGTCCGGCTCGAGGTCCTGCCCGGGGCGCACGGACGGGGCGACGACCGTGGGTGA
- a CDS encoding YbaB/EbfC family nucleoid-associated protein, with the protein MSSDQFGGFDMNALLQQAQAMQAQMMQAQEQLAETEVQGTVADGLVTVTVNGTGEMTQVKIRSGSFDPEDTEDLEDLIVAAYRDARAKADALASETIGPLAAGLGGLDGLGGGDSGGGPGPLGF; encoded by the coding sequence ATGAGCTCAGACCAGTTCGGCGGCTTCGACATGAACGCCCTGCTCCAGCAGGCCCAGGCGATGCAGGCCCAGATGATGCAGGCCCAGGAGCAGCTCGCCGAGACCGAGGTCCAGGGCACGGTCGCCGACGGCCTGGTCACGGTCACCGTCAACGGCACCGGTGAGATGACCCAGGTCAAGATCCGCTCCGGCTCGTTCGACCCCGAGGACACCGAGGACCTCGAGGACCTCATCGTCGCGGCCTACCGCGACGCCCGGGCCAAGGCCGACGCGCTGGCCTCGGAGACGATCGGACCCCTCGCGGCCGGGCTCGGCGGTCTCGACGGGCTCGGCGGCGGCGACTCCGGCGGTGGGCCGGGCCCGCTGGGCTTCTGA